In one Streptomyces sp. NBC_01288 genomic region, the following are encoded:
- a CDS encoding TetR/AcrR family transcriptional regulator, protein MSGRSSAKAHATRARILEAARRELGRDPDRSLGAIAEAADVARRTIYEHFAGRAALVEGLAADAGEAVRRASAGARAPTPDPVTSLARLVLTLWSVGDRYRTLIALAHRDLGPDRVGALLGPARDAVAGILAHGQRQGVFHTALPPGPLGRALEAHVLALLDSVNSSPWTDDGTAAATTALIAMGVGPALAATTVRRLRPSR, encoded by the coding sequence GTGTCCGGCCGCAGCAGCGCCAAGGCGCACGCCACCCGCGCCCGCATCCTGGAAGCGGCCCGGCGCGAACTGGGCCGCGACCCCGACCGCAGTCTCGGTGCCATCGCTGAGGCGGCCGACGTCGCGCGGCGCACCATCTACGAGCACTTCGCCGGGCGGGCCGCGCTCGTCGAGGGCCTCGCGGCGGACGCCGGGGAGGCGGTACGGCGTGCGAGTGCCGGCGCCCGGGCGCCGACGCCGGATCCCGTGACCTCCCTGGCGCGCCTCGTCCTCACCCTCTGGTCGGTCGGCGACCGCTACCGCACACTCATCGCCCTCGCCCACCGCGACCTCGGCCCCGACCGGGTCGGCGCGCTGCTCGGCCCGGCCCGTGACGCGGTCGCCGGAATCCTCGCCCACGGTCAGCGGCAGGGCGTCTTCCACACCGCCCTCCCGCCGGGTCCGCTCGGCAGAGCCCTGGAGGCACACGTGCTGGCGCTGCTGGACAGCGTCAACTCCAGCCCCTGGACCGACGACGGCACGGCCGCCGCCACGACGGCCCTGATCGCCATGGGCGTCGGACCCGCCCTCGCGGCCACCACGGTCCGCCGCCTGCGTCCGTCCCGTTGA
- a CDS encoding TetR family transcriptional regulator yields the protein MTKPPARVPQRSNARSNRERILATARRELGRNPDITLEELARASGVVRRTLFGHFPGREALLEALAEEASEALRAALPADPAPSGAGVESAERSYARFVLSMWTVGDRYRLLLALARRDLGVERVTEILSPARGAATTILDRGQRDGVFHTQLPAAVLSAGLEAMSIALLEEVNSGELEDDGTHAAVASLIAAGVPEKQARVVVDEVAPTEDAVADD from the coding sequence GTGACCAAGCCCCCGGCCCGTGTCCCCCAGCGAAGCAACGCGCGCTCCAACCGGGAACGCATCCTGGCCACGGCCCGCCGGGAACTCGGCCGGAACCCCGACATCACCCTGGAGGAACTCGCGCGCGCCTCCGGCGTCGTACGGCGCACGCTGTTCGGGCACTTCCCCGGCCGGGAGGCGCTGCTGGAGGCGCTGGCCGAGGAGGCGTCGGAGGCCCTGCGGGCAGCACTGCCCGCCGATCCGGCGCCGTCCGGTGCGGGGGTGGAGTCCGCCGAGCGGTCGTACGCGCGCTTCGTGCTGTCGATGTGGACCGTGGGCGACCGCTACCGGCTCCTCCTGGCGCTGGCCCGGCGCGACCTGGGCGTGGAGCGCGTCACCGAGATCCTGTCGCCGGCCCGCGGCGCGGCCACCACCATCCTGGACCGCGGCCAGCGCGACGGCGTCTTCCACACGCAACTGCCGGCCGCCGTGCTGAGCGCCGGACTCGAAGCCATGTCGATCGCCCTGCTCGAAGAGGTCAACTCCGGGGAGCTGGAGGACGACGGGACCCATGCGGCGGTCGCCTCTCTCATCGCGGCCGGTGTGCCGGAGAAGCAGGCGCGGGTCGTGGTGGACGAGGTCGCGCCGACGGAGGACGCGGTCGCGGACGACTGA
- a CDS encoding LmeA family phospholipid-binding protein produces MYEPYESWDAHRRPRRNRRPVVIAVGALLALLLVPLAVDRFATARVESRTATAFQAGMHTPSAPEVHVRGFPMLTQLAAGTLRRVDITAHDIPASDTTGPLPVSELSLRLKELKKSDDDSEALARSAEATALLSYPDLSAALGLEISRGTRPDQVRASVLLPTGDDVTVAATVSVLSGNRIAFKDFQVTGGLLPEVGRSAIGTVFERPIRLRNIPQGLRLRSVTTTESGLIARLSGESVTFRSDDGSRGSSVEGDSSYGNA; encoded by the coding sequence ATGTACGAGCCCTATGAGTCCTGGGATGCGCACCGCCGGCCCCGGAGGAACCGGCGCCCGGTCGTCATCGCCGTCGGCGCGCTTCTCGCGCTGCTCCTCGTGCCCCTCGCCGTCGACCGCTTCGCGACGGCACGGGTCGAGTCCCGTACGGCCACGGCGTTCCAGGCGGGCATGCACACGCCCTCCGCGCCGGAGGTCCACGTGCGGGGCTTCCCCATGCTGACGCAGTTGGCCGCCGGCACCCTGCGGCGCGTGGACATCACCGCGCACGACATACCGGCGAGCGATACCACCGGCCCGCTGCCGGTGAGCGAACTCTCCCTCCGGCTGAAGGAGTTGAAGAAGTCCGACGACGACTCGGAGGCGCTGGCCCGCTCGGCCGAGGCGACCGCCCTGCTGTCCTACCCGGACCTGTCGGCCGCCCTCGGGCTGGAGATCTCCCGGGGCACCCGTCCCGACCAGGTCCGCGCGAGCGTCCTCCTGCCCACCGGCGACGACGTCACCGTGGCGGCGACCGTATCGGTGCTGTCCGGCAACCGCATCGCCTTCAAGGACTTCCAGGTCACGGGCGGTCTGCTGCCGGAGGTGGGGCGATCGGCGATCGGCACGGTCTTCGAACGGCCGATCCGGCTCCGCAACATCCCTCAGGGCCTGCGCCTGCGCTCGGTCACCACGACGGAGAGCGGGCTGATCGCCCGCCTGTCGGGCGAGTCGGTCACCTTCCGGTCCGACGACGGCTCGCGGGGCAGTTCGGTGGAGGGCGACTCGTCGTACGGGAACGCCTGA